A stretch of Lactuca sativa cultivar Salinas chromosome 6, Lsat_Salinas_v11, whole genome shotgun sequence DNA encodes these proteins:
- the LOC111905478 gene encoding uncharacterized protein LOC111905478 → MRVFRRGIKLELRCPQCVHGIIANPQIGWSFDELLSELNAVDHKLQAFLLVPILPFSNTHSRYYVISSYEVVKAQHSPQGKGGTFMQVELRDVDSGNKVNAKFRTDETVKKIFVESKSFTYLYTDEETDSIVCCVWAGIVALRRAKKRNMERLVFACGGEAVNYVDDLAPDVLGWEERYTFVENVRHPNSCTILIKGPNDHMIAQIKDAGAGAFEVVARQHLINEVKKTIKGRAQLGVQAFADAFLIVPKTLAENSKLDTS, encoded by the exons ATGCGTGTCTTCCG GAGAGGGATAAAATTGGAACTTCGGTGTCCCCAATGTGTTCATGGGATCATAGCTAATCCACAAATTGGCTGGAGTTTTGATGAACTTCTATCAGAGCTTAATGCTGTCGATCACAAACTTCAAGCATTCTTATTGGTCCCTATACTACCTTTCTCCAATACACATTCAAGGTACTATGTTATATCATCTTATGAG GTCGTGAAAGCTCAACATTCTCCTCAAGGAAAAGGAGGCACTTTCATGCAG GTTGAGCTTCGTGATGTTGATAGTGGAAACAAAGTCAATGCAAAATTTCGTACAGATGAGACAGTTAAAA AAATATTTGTTGAATCCAAATCTTTCACATACCTATACACAGATGAAGAAACTGACAGCATTGTGTGTT GTGTGTGGGCAGGG ATAGTTGCTCTTCGAAGAGCCAAAAAGAGAAACATGGAACGTTTAGTTTTCGCATGTGGTGGTGAAGCTGTTAATTATGTGGACGATTTAGCCCCTGATGTTCTTGGATGGGAAGAAAGGTATACTTTTGTTGAGAATGTAAGGCATCCAAACTCTTGCACAATCTTAATTAAAG GACCAAATGACCACATGATTGCACAAATCAAGGATGCT GGTGCTGGTGCTTTTGAGGTTGTTGCCAGACAGCATTTGATTAATGAAGTGAAGAAAACTATTAAAGGG CGTGCTCAACTTGGTGTTCAAGCTTTTGCGGATGCTTTTCTTATTGTGCCAAAGACACTTGCTGAAAATTCTAAACTTGATACGTCATAA
- the LOC111905396 gene encoding alcohol-forming fatty acyl-CoA reductase — MELGSIVDFLENKVVLITGATGFLAKIFVEKILRVQPNVKKLYLLIRAPDTESALQRFNTEAVAKDLFKLLKETHGENLQKFLSEKVTPVAGDITYEDMGIQDSTLKEEMWRDIDVVVNVAASTNFDERYDVALPLNTFGARHVMNFAKKCVDIKLFLHVSTAYVSGEKPGLMLETPYHLGESLNGTTGLDIDHERKIIEEKLKELKCDDNANEKSIKIAMKDLGMERANHYGWPNTYVFTKAMGEMIIGHLKGDMPVVILRPTIVTSTYKEPFPGWVEGIRTIDSLALGYGKGRLTCFLGDPQAVYDVVPADMVVNAMIVAIAAHANQTFSETIYHVGSSVSNPLKFTRIQKSGYLYFTEHPWIEKDGTPVVVGEVTVLKSMASFHRYVALRYLLPLQVLWFINLLFCQAFASTYKNLKRKINFVLRLVDLYEPYLFTKSFYDDMNTEKLRRAVRDSGDEEKYFYFDPRVIDWEDYFQHTHLPGVVKHEFK, encoded by the exons ATGGAGCTGGGTAGCATTGTTGACTTTCTTGAGAACAAAGTCGTGTTAATCACTGGTGCTACTGGTTTTCTTGCCAAAA TTTTTGTGGAGAAAATACTCAGAGTTCAACCAAATGTGAAGAAACTCTATCTTCTGATTAGAGCACCTGATACTGAATCTGCCTTGCAACGCTTCAATACTGAG GCAGTAGCTAAGGACTTGTTCAAGCTCTTGAAAGAGACACATGGTGAAAACCTGCAAAAGTTTTTATCCGAAAAAGTTACTCCGGTTGCTGGAGACATCACTTACGAGGATATGGGAATACAAGACAGCACTTTGAAAGAAGAAATGTGGAGAGATATTGATGTTGTTGTTAATGTAGCTGCAAGCACCAACTTTGATGAAAG ATACGACGTTGCCCTACCTCTTAATACGTTTGGCGCAAGACACGTTATGAATTTCGCTAAGAAATGTGTCGACATCAAGCTGTTTCTTCATGTGTCCACTG CCTATGTTTCCGGTGAGAAGCCAGGACTAATGCTTGAAACTCCATACCATCTGGGAGAGTCACTCAATGGAACAACTGGGCTCGACATCGACCATGAGAGGAAGATTATTGAAGAGAAATTGAAAGAATTGAAATGTGATGACAATGCAAACGAGAAATCCATTAAAATCGCCATGAAAGATTTGGGCATGGAAAG GGCAAATCATTATGGTTGGCCAAATACATATGTTTTTACCAAGGCCATGGGAGAAATGATTATCGGGCACTTGAAAGGAGATATGCCGGTGGTTATTCTTCGTCCGACCATTGTCACTAGTACCTACAAAGAACCCTTCCCCGGTTGGGTTGAAGGCATTAG GACCATTGATAGCTTAGCTCTTGGTTATGGAAAAGGCAGGTTAACTTGTTTCCTTGGTGATCCTCAAGCTGTATATGATGTG GTACCCGCTGACATGGTGGTGAATGCTATGATTGTGGCAATAGCGGCTCAtgcaaatcaaactttttctgaAACAATTTACCATGTGGGATCTTCAGTATCAAACCCTTTAAAATTCACAAGAATTCAAAAATCTGGTTACCTATATTTTACTGAGCACCCATGGATTGAAAAGGATGGTACTCCTGTCGTAGTGGGTGAAGTTACAGTGTTGAAATCAATGGCTAGCTTCCATAGATATGTAGCACTTCGTTATTTACTCCCACTTCAG gtactttggtttataAATCTTTTATTTTGCCAAGCTTTCGCGAGCACATATAAGAATCTTAAACGAAAGATCAATTTTGTGCTGCGACTAGTTGACCTTTACGAACCCTACCTGTTCACAAAAAGCTT CTATGACGATATGAATACTGAAAAGTTGCGTAGGGCAGTCAGAGACAGCGGAGATGAGGAGAAATACTTCTACTTTGACCCAAGGGTAATCGATTGGGAAGACTACTTCCAACATACACACCTTCCTGGTGTTGTAAAACATgaatttaaatga